A genome region from Platichthys flesus chromosome 12, fPlaFle2.1, whole genome shotgun sequence includes the following:
- the lrrfip2 gene encoding leucine-rich repeat flightless-interacting protein 2 isoform X6: protein MGTQGTGRKRAPVKDRFSAEDEALSSIAREAEARLAAKRAARAEARDIRMRELERQQKEHSYHSSGSSNRKWGQIHQWMADSEKARTSSSSRSSSRPHRGLDDDVMSVRSYRSTSSAVRDLGSSISRSSSRRKDALSDSLSTSSALRSSRSTSSVYNDLRGHKKASSSSSKKDLLTGLYHDQRNYTSLTKNKPPPSTSSYQPPPSTSTSTYQPRATTSSSSTTGTGLSRSHSMASICDDTGLYVSGYSSRAPSEYSCYSSCASSTRSSPASSSDDDTVSSVSQERFNRGRRDSVSSDFSDISESAADYFSRSNRRGSIVSDLDDLSIPDLDALDEKCDKQYTDYSRPSSRCATPSLSAATLASLGGTSSRRGSTDTGSVYDADTSLSELRDIYELKDQIQDVEGRYMQGLKELKESLAEVEEKYKKAMVSNAQLDNDKNNLIYQVDTLKDVIEEMEEQTSEMRRELEEKSKELERQKHTCTVLQHKQEELKEGIRQRDELIEKHGLVIIPDGTPNGDVNHEPLSSGITVVSQEAAQVLESAGDGPLDVRLRKLAEEKDELLAQIRKLKNQLEEERQKHSKVDSTFTDGERMENGTDLHIIEMQRDANRQISEFKFKLSKAEQEMGTMEQNINRLEGQVARYKSASDNSEKIEDELKAEKRRLQRELRTALDKNEEMEMTNSHLVKRLEKMKANRNALLSQQ from the exons ATGGGGACACAAGGCACTGGTAGAAAGCGTGCCCCTGTGAAAGATCGATTCTCAGCAGAGGATGAGGCCTTGAGTAGCATTGCCCGAGAG GCGGAGGCCAGGCTGGCAGCGAAGAGGGCGGCTAGGGCGGAGGCCAGGGATATTCGAATGAGGGAACTGGAACGGCAGCAGAAAGAG cATTCTTACCACTCATCTGGCAGTAGCAACAGAAAGTGGGGTCAGATCCACCAGTGGATG GCTGACTCTGAAAAAGCCAGAACCTCTAGTAGTAGTAGGTCCAGCAGTCGTCCGCACCGG GGGCtggatgatgatgtcatgtcaGTCCGTAGCTACAGG TCAACTTCATCAGCAGTACGCGACCTTGGTTCTAGTATAAGTCGATCCAGCTCCCGTAGAAAAGATGCCCTG TCTGACAGCCTCTCCACTAGCTCTGCCCTCAGGAGTTCCCGCTCCACT AGTTCTGTGTACAATGACCTTCGTGGCCATAAAAAGGCTTCATCCAGCTCCTCGAAGAAGGACCTGctg ACTGGTCTGTACCATGATCAGAGGAACTACACCAGCCTCACCAAGAACAAACCTCcgccctccacctcctcctatCAGCCTCcgccctccacctccacctctacCTATCAGCCTCGG GCCACCACTTCCTCGTCCTCCACCACGGGTACAGGGCTGTCTCGCAGCCATAGTATG GCCTCTATTTGTGACGACACGGGTCTTTACGTCTCGGGCTACAGTTCAAGAGCT CCCTCTGAATACAGCTGTTACTCCTCTTGTGCCAGCTCCACCCGCAGCAGCCCTGCG TCTTCCTCAGATGATGACACTGTCAGCAGCGTGTCCCAGGAACGCTTCAACAGAGGCCGCAGGGACAGTGTG TCGTCCGACTTCTCAGACATTAGTGAGTCGGCTGCTGATTATTTCAGCCGCTCCAACCGAAGGGGCAGTATTGTGTCTGACCTCGATGATTTGAGCATTCCAGATCTGGACGCT cTGGATGAAAAATGCGACAAGCAGTATACAGACTACAGTCGA CCGTCTTCACGCTGTGCCACCCCAAGCCTCTCAGCAGCCACATTGGCATCACTGGGTGGCACCTCGTCCCGGCGCGGCAGCACAGACACCGGCAGCGTCTATGATGCTGACACCAGTCTGAGTGAGCTTAGG GATATCTATGAGCTAAAGGACCAGATTCAGGATGTAGAGGGGCGTTACATGCAAGGGCTTAAAGAGCTGAAG GAGTCACTtgctgaggtggaggagaagtaTAAGAAAGCCATGGTATCGAACGCGCAGCTTGATAACGACAAAAACAACCTCATCTATCAAGTCGACACGCTAAAGGACGTCatagaagagatggaggagcaaACGTccgagatgaggagagagctggaAGAAAAGTCAAAG GAACTAGAAAGGCAAAAGCACACATGTACAGTCCTGCAGCATAAacaagaagaactgaaggagGGAATTCGCCAGAGAGATGAGCTTATAGAG AAACACGGGCTGGTCATCATCCCAGACGGGACACCGAACGGAGACGTTAACCACGAGCCCCTGTCCTCAGGGATCACTGTGGTCTCCCAGGAGGCCGCCCAGGTGCTGGAGTCTGCAGGAGACGGACCACTGG ATGTCAGGCTACGGAAGTTGGCAGAGGAGAAGGATGAACTGTTGGCTCAGATCAGGAAGCTGAAGAatcagctggaggaagagagacagaaacactcaAAGGTGGACAGCACGTTCACGGACGGGGAGAGGATGGAGAACGGTACTGACCTGCACATAATTGAGATGCAGA GAGACGCCAACAGACAGATTAGTGAATTCAAGTTCAAGCTTTCTAAGGCAGAACAGGAAATGGGCACAATGGAGCAAAAT atTAACAGACTTGAAGGGCAAGTAGCCAGGTACAAGTCAGCGTCAGATAACTCGGAGAAAATAGAAGACGAGCTTAAAGCGGAAAAACGGAGACTTCAAAGAGAG CTACGCACGGCTCTAGATAAGaatgaggagatggagatgacCAACAGCCACCTAGTAAAGCGCCTTGAGAAGATGAAGGCCAACAGGAACGCCCTCCTGTCGCAGCAGTGA
- the lrrfip2 gene encoding leucine-rich repeat flightless-interacting protein 2 isoform X4: MGTQGTGRKRAPVKDRFSAEDEALSSIAREAEARLAAKRAARAEARDIRMRELERQQKEHSYHSSGSSNRKWGQIHQWMADSEKARTSSSSRSSSRPHRGLDDDVMSVRSYRSTSSAVRDLGSSISRSSSRRKDALSDSLSTSSALRSSRSTSSVYNDLRGHKKASSSSSKKDLLTGLYHDQRNYTSLTKNKPPPSTSSYQPPPSTSTSTYQPRATTSSSSTTGTGLSRSHSMASICDDTGLYVSGYSSRAPSEYSCYSSCASSTRSSPASSSDDDTVSSVSQERFNRGRRDSVSSDFSDISESAADYFSRSNRRGSIVSDLDDLSIPDLDALDEKCDKQYTDYSRPSSRCATPSLSAATLASLGGTSSRRGSTDTGSVYDADTSLSELRESLAEVEEKYKKAMVSNAQLDNDKNNLIYQVDTLKDVIEEMEEQTSEMRRELEEKSKELERQKHTCTVLQHKQEELKEGIRQRDELIEESQRMQTKLDALTREVFDLQETINWKDRKIGALERQKEYFDCIRNERDELRDELADIKEKAKAGEKHGLVIIPDGTPNGDVNHEPLSSGITVVSQEAAQVLESAGDGPLDVRLRKLAEEKDELLAQIRKLKNQLEEERQKHSKVDSTFTDGERMENGTDLHIIEMQRDANRQISEFKFKLSKAEQEMGTMEQNINRLEGQVARYKSASDNSEKIEDELKAEKRRLQRELRTALDKNEEMEMTNSHLVKRLEKMKANRNALLSQQ; the protein is encoded by the exons ATGGGGACACAAGGCACTGGTAGAAAGCGTGCCCCTGTGAAAGATCGATTCTCAGCAGAGGATGAGGCCTTGAGTAGCATTGCCCGAGAG GCGGAGGCCAGGCTGGCAGCGAAGAGGGCGGCTAGGGCGGAGGCCAGGGATATTCGAATGAGGGAACTGGAACGGCAGCAGAAAGAG cATTCTTACCACTCATCTGGCAGTAGCAACAGAAAGTGGGGTCAGATCCACCAGTGGATG GCTGACTCTGAAAAAGCCAGAACCTCTAGTAGTAGTAGGTCCAGCAGTCGTCCGCACCGG GGGCtggatgatgatgtcatgtcaGTCCGTAGCTACAGG TCAACTTCATCAGCAGTACGCGACCTTGGTTCTAGTATAAGTCGATCCAGCTCCCGTAGAAAAGATGCCCTG TCTGACAGCCTCTCCACTAGCTCTGCCCTCAGGAGTTCCCGCTCCACT AGTTCTGTGTACAATGACCTTCGTGGCCATAAAAAGGCTTCATCCAGCTCCTCGAAGAAGGACCTGctg ACTGGTCTGTACCATGATCAGAGGAACTACACCAGCCTCACCAAGAACAAACCTCcgccctccacctcctcctatCAGCCTCcgccctccacctccacctctacCTATCAGCCTCGG GCCACCACTTCCTCGTCCTCCACCACGGGTACAGGGCTGTCTCGCAGCCATAGTATG GCCTCTATTTGTGACGACACGGGTCTTTACGTCTCGGGCTACAGTTCAAGAGCT CCCTCTGAATACAGCTGTTACTCCTCTTGTGCCAGCTCCACCCGCAGCAGCCCTGCG TCTTCCTCAGATGATGACACTGTCAGCAGCGTGTCCCAGGAACGCTTCAACAGAGGCCGCAGGGACAGTGTG TCGTCCGACTTCTCAGACATTAGTGAGTCGGCTGCTGATTATTTCAGCCGCTCCAACCGAAGGGGCAGTATTGTGTCTGACCTCGATGATTTGAGCATTCCAGATCTGGACGCT cTGGATGAAAAATGCGACAAGCAGTATACAGACTACAGTCGA CCGTCTTCACGCTGTGCCACCCCAAGCCTCTCAGCAGCCACATTGGCATCACTGGGTGGCACCTCGTCCCGGCGCGGCAGCACAGACACCGGCAGCGTCTATGATGCTGACACCAGTCTGAGTGAGCTTAGG GAGTCACTtgctgaggtggaggagaagtaTAAGAAAGCCATGGTATCGAACGCGCAGCTTGATAACGACAAAAACAACCTCATCTATCAAGTCGACACGCTAAAGGACGTCatagaagagatggaggagcaaACGTccgagatgaggagagagctggaAGAAAAGTCAAAG GAACTAGAAAGGCAAAAGCACACATGTACAGTCCTGCAGCATAAacaagaagaactgaaggagGGAATTCGCCAGAGAGATGAGCTTATAGAG GAGAGCCAGCGGATGCAGACTAAGTTAGATGCCCTCACCAGAGAGGTGTTTGACCTGCAGGAAACTATAAACTGGAAGGACAGAAAGATTGGG GCCCTAGAGAGGCAGAAAGAGTACTTTGATTGCATTAGGAATGAGAGAGATGAGCTCAGAGATGAGCTCGCTGACATCAAGGAGAAGGCCAAAGCAGGAGAG AAACACGGGCTGGTCATCATCCCAGACGGGACACCGAACGGAGACGTTAACCACGAGCCCCTGTCCTCAGGGATCACTGTGGTCTCCCAGGAGGCCGCCCAGGTGCTGGAGTCTGCAGGAGACGGACCACTGG ATGTCAGGCTACGGAAGTTGGCAGAGGAGAAGGATGAACTGTTGGCTCAGATCAGGAAGCTGAAGAatcagctggaggaagagagacagaaacactcaAAGGTGGACAGCACGTTCACGGACGGGGAGAGGATGGAGAACGGTACTGACCTGCACATAATTGAGATGCAGA GAGACGCCAACAGACAGATTAGTGAATTCAAGTTCAAGCTTTCTAAGGCAGAACAGGAAATGGGCACAATGGAGCAAAAT atTAACAGACTTGAAGGGCAAGTAGCCAGGTACAAGTCAGCGTCAGATAACTCGGAGAAAATAGAAGACGAGCTTAAAGCGGAAAAACGGAGACTTCAAAGAGAG CTACGCACGGCTCTAGATAAGaatgaggagatggagatgacCAACAGCCACCTAGTAAAGCGCCTTGAGAAGATGAAGGCCAACAGGAACGCCCTCCTGTCGCAGCAGTGA
- the lrrfip2 gene encoding leucine-rich repeat flightless-interacting protein 2 isoform X8 — MGTQGTGRKRAPVKDRFSAEDEALSSIAREAEARLAAKRAARAEARDIRMRELERQQKELDEKCDKQYTDYSRPSSRCATPSLSAATLASLGGTSSRRGSTDTGSVYDADTSLSELRDIYELKDQIQDVEGRYMQGLKELKESLAEVEEKYKKAMVSNAQLDNDKNNLIYQVDTLKDVIEEMEEQTSEMRRELEEKSKELERQKHTCTVLQHKQEELKEGIRQRDELIEESQRMQTKLDALTREVFDLQETINWKDRKIGALERQKEYFDCIRNERDELRDELADIKEKAKAGEKHGLVIIPDGTPNGDVNHEPLSSGITVVSQEAAQVLESAGDGPLDVRLRKLAEEKDELLAQIRKLKNQLEEERQKHSKVDSTFTDGERMENGTDLHIIEMQRDANRQISEFKFKLSKAEQEMGTMEQNINRLEGQVARYKSASDNSEKIEDELKAEKRRLQRELRTALDKNEEMEMTNSHLVKRLEKMKANRNALLSQQ; from the exons ATGGGGACACAAGGCACTGGTAGAAAGCGTGCCCCTGTGAAAGATCGATTCTCAGCAGAGGATGAGGCCTTGAGTAGCATTGCCCGAGAG GCGGAGGCCAGGCTGGCAGCGAAGAGGGCGGCTAGGGCGGAGGCCAGGGATATTCGAATGAGGGAACTGGAACGGCAGCAGAAAGAG cTGGATGAAAAATGCGACAAGCAGTATACAGACTACAGTCGA CCGTCTTCACGCTGTGCCACCCCAAGCCTCTCAGCAGCCACATTGGCATCACTGGGTGGCACCTCGTCCCGGCGCGGCAGCACAGACACCGGCAGCGTCTATGATGCTGACACCAGTCTGAGTGAGCTTAGG GATATCTATGAGCTAAAGGACCAGATTCAGGATGTAGAGGGGCGTTACATGCAAGGGCTTAAAGAGCTGAAG GAGTCACTtgctgaggtggaggagaagtaTAAGAAAGCCATGGTATCGAACGCGCAGCTTGATAACGACAAAAACAACCTCATCTATCAAGTCGACACGCTAAAGGACGTCatagaagagatggaggagcaaACGTccgagatgaggagagagctggaAGAAAAGTCAAAG GAACTAGAAAGGCAAAAGCACACATGTACAGTCCTGCAGCATAAacaagaagaactgaaggagGGAATTCGCCAGAGAGATGAGCTTATAGAG GAGAGCCAGCGGATGCAGACTAAGTTAGATGCCCTCACCAGAGAGGTGTTTGACCTGCAGGAAACTATAAACTGGAAGGACAGAAAGATTGGG GCCCTAGAGAGGCAGAAAGAGTACTTTGATTGCATTAGGAATGAGAGAGATGAGCTCAGAGATGAGCTCGCTGACATCAAGGAGAAGGCCAAAGCAGGAGAG AAACACGGGCTGGTCATCATCCCAGACGGGACACCGAACGGAGACGTTAACCACGAGCCCCTGTCCTCAGGGATCACTGTGGTCTCCCAGGAGGCCGCCCAGGTGCTGGAGTCTGCAGGAGACGGACCACTGG ATGTCAGGCTACGGAAGTTGGCAGAGGAGAAGGATGAACTGTTGGCTCAGATCAGGAAGCTGAAGAatcagctggaggaagagagacagaaacactcaAAGGTGGACAGCACGTTCACGGACGGGGAGAGGATGGAGAACGGTACTGACCTGCACATAATTGAGATGCAGA GAGACGCCAACAGACAGATTAGTGAATTCAAGTTCAAGCTTTCTAAGGCAGAACAGGAAATGGGCACAATGGAGCAAAAT atTAACAGACTTGAAGGGCAAGTAGCCAGGTACAAGTCAGCGTCAGATAACTCGGAGAAAATAGAAGACGAGCTTAAAGCGGAAAAACGGAGACTTCAAAGAGAG CTACGCACGGCTCTAGATAAGaatgaggagatggagatgacCAACAGCCACCTAGTAAAGCGCCTTGAGAAGATGAAGGCCAACAGGAACGCCCTCCTGTCGCAGCAGTGA
- the lrrfip2 gene encoding leucine-rich repeat flightless-interacting protein 2 isoform X9, with protein sequence MGTQGTGRKRAPVKDRFSAEDEALSSIAREAEARLAAKRAARAEARDIRMRELERQQKELDEKCDKQYTDYSRPSSRCATPSLSAATLASLGGTSSRRGSTDTGSVYDADTSLSELRESLAEVEEKYKKAMVSNAQLDNDKNNLIYQVDTLKDVIEEMEEQTSEMRRELEEKSKELERQKHTCTVLQHKQEELKEGIRQRDELIEESQRMQTKLDALTREVFDLQETINWKDRKIGALERQKEYFDCIRNERDELRDELADIKEKAKAGEKHGLVIIPDGTPNGDVNHEPLSSGITVVSQEAAQVLESAGDGPLDVRLRKLAEEKDELLAQIRKLKNQLEEERQKHSKVDSTFTDGERMENGTDLHIIEMQRDANRQISEFKFKLSKAEQEMGTMEQNINRLEGQVARYKSASDNSEKIEDELKAEKRRLQRELRTALDKNEEMEMTNSHLVKRLEKMKANRNALLSQQ encoded by the exons ATGGGGACACAAGGCACTGGTAGAAAGCGTGCCCCTGTGAAAGATCGATTCTCAGCAGAGGATGAGGCCTTGAGTAGCATTGCCCGAGAG GCGGAGGCCAGGCTGGCAGCGAAGAGGGCGGCTAGGGCGGAGGCCAGGGATATTCGAATGAGGGAACTGGAACGGCAGCAGAAAGAG cTGGATGAAAAATGCGACAAGCAGTATACAGACTACAGTCGA CCGTCTTCACGCTGTGCCACCCCAAGCCTCTCAGCAGCCACATTGGCATCACTGGGTGGCACCTCGTCCCGGCGCGGCAGCACAGACACCGGCAGCGTCTATGATGCTGACACCAGTCTGAGTGAGCTTAGG GAGTCACTtgctgaggtggaggagaagtaTAAGAAAGCCATGGTATCGAACGCGCAGCTTGATAACGACAAAAACAACCTCATCTATCAAGTCGACACGCTAAAGGACGTCatagaagagatggaggagcaaACGTccgagatgaggagagagctggaAGAAAAGTCAAAG GAACTAGAAAGGCAAAAGCACACATGTACAGTCCTGCAGCATAAacaagaagaactgaaggagGGAATTCGCCAGAGAGATGAGCTTATAGAG GAGAGCCAGCGGATGCAGACTAAGTTAGATGCCCTCACCAGAGAGGTGTTTGACCTGCAGGAAACTATAAACTGGAAGGACAGAAAGATTGGG GCCCTAGAGAGGCAGAAAGAGTACTTTGATTGCATTAGGAATGAGAGAGATGAGCTCAGAGATGAGCTCGCTGACATCAAGGAGAAGGCCAAAGCAGGAGAG AAACACGGGCTGGTCATCATCCCAGACGGGACACCGAACGGAGACGTTAACCACGAGCCCCTGTCCTCAGGGATCACTGTGGTCTCCCAGGAGGCCGCCCAGGTGCTGGAGTCTGCAGGAGACGGACCACTGG ATGTCAGGCTACGGAAGTTGGCAGAGGAGAAGGATGAACTGTTGGCTCAGATCAGGAAGCTGAAGAatcagctggaggaagagagacagaaacactcaAAGGTGGACAGCACGTTCACGGACGGGGAGAGGATGGAGAACGGTACTGACCTGCACATAATTGAGATGCAGA GAGACGCCAACAGACAGATTAGTGAATTCAAGTTCAAGCTTTCTAAGGCAGAACAGGAAATGGGCACAATGGAGCAAAAT atTAACAGACTTGAAGGGCAAGTAGCCAGGTACAAGTCAGCGTCAGATAACTCGGAGAAAATAGAAGACGAGCTTAAAGCGGAAAAACGGAGACTTCAAAGAGAG CTACGCACGGCTCTAGATAAGaatgaggagatggagatgacCAACAGCCACCTAGTAAAGCGCCTTGAGAAGATGAAGGCCAACAGGAACGCCCTCCTGTCGCAGCAGTGA
- the lrrfip2 gene encoding leucine-rich repeat flightless-interacting protein 2 isoform X11, translating to MGTQGTGRKRAPVKDRFSAEDEALSSIAREAEARLAAKRAARAEARDIRMRELERQQKELDEKCDKQYTDYSRPSSRCATPSLSAATLASLGGTSSRRGSTDTGSVYDADTSLSELRESLAEVEEKYKKAMVSNAQLDNDKNNLIYQVDTLKDVIEEMEEQTSEMRRELEEKSKELERQKHTCTVLQHKQEELKEGIRQRDELIEKHGLVIIPDGTPNGDVNHEPLSSGITVVSQEAAQVLESAGDGPLDVRLRKLAEEKDELLAQIRKLKNQLEEERQKHSKVDSTFTDGERMENGTDLHIIEMQRDANRQISEFKFKLSKAEQEMGTMEQNINRLEGQVARYKSASDNSEKIEDELKAEKRRLQRELRTALDKNEEMEMTNSHLVKRLEKMKANRNALLSQQ from the exons ATGGGGACACAAGGCACTGGTAGAAAGCGTGCCCCTGTGAAAGATCGATTCTCAGCAGAGGATGAGGCCTTGAGTAGCATTGCCCGAGAG GCGGAGGCCAGGCTGGCAGCGAAGAGGGCGGCTAGGGCGGAGGCCAGGGATATTCGAATGAGGGAACTGGAACGGCAGCAGAAAGAG cTGGATGAAAAATGCGACAAGCAGTATACAGACTACAGTCGA CCGTCTTCACGCTGTGCCACCCCAAGCCTCTCAGCAGCCACATTGGCATCACTGGGTGGCACCTCGTCCCGGCGCGGCAGCACAGACACCGGCAGCGTCTATGATGCTGACACCAGTCTGAGTGAGCTTAGG GAGTCACTtgctgaggtggaggagaagtaTAAGAAAGCCATGGTATCGAACGCGCAGCTTGATAACGACAAAAACAACCTCATCTATCAAGTCGACACGCTAAAGGACGTCatagaagagatggaggagcaaACGTccgagatgaggagagagctggaAGAAAAGTCAAAG GAACTAGAAAGGCAAAAGCACACATGTACAGTCCTGCAGCATAAacaagaagaactgaaggagGGAATTCGCCAGAGAGATGAGCTTATAGAG AAACACGGGCTGGTCATCATCCCAGACGGGACACCGAACGGAGACGTTAACCACGAGCCCCTGTCCTCAGGGATCACTGTGGTCTCCCAGGAGGCCGCCCAGGTGCTGGAGTCTGCAGGAGACGGACCACTGG ATGTCAGGCTACGGAAGTTGGCAGAGGAGAAGGATGAACTGTTGGCTCAGATCAGGAAGCTGAAGAatcagctggaggaagagagacagaaacactcaAAGGTGGACAGCACGTTCACGGACGGGGAGAGGATGGAGAACGGTACTGACCTGCACATAATTGAGATGCAGA GAGACGCCAACAGACAGATTAGTGAATTCAAGTTCAAGCTTTCTAAGGCAGAACAGGAAATGGGCACAATGGAGCAAAAT atTAACAGACTTGAAGGGCAAGTAGCCAGGTACAAGTCAGCGTCAGATAACTCGGAGAAAATAGAAGACGAGCTTAAAGCGGAAAAACGGAGACTTCAAAGAGAG CTACGCACGGCTCTAGATAAGaatgaggagatggagatgacCAACAGCCACCTAGTAAAGCGCCTTGAGAAGATGAAGGCCAACAGGAACGCCCTCCTGTCGCAGCAGTGA
- the lrrfip2 gene encoding leucine-rich repeat flightless-interacting protein 2 isoform X10 — protein sequence MGTQGTGRKRAPVKDRFSAEDEALSSIAREAEARLAAKRAARAEARDIRMRELERQQKELDEKCDKQYTDYSRPSSRCATPSLSAATLASLGGTSSRRGSTDTGSVYDADTSLSELRDIYELKDQIQDVEGRYMQGLKELKESLAEVEEKYKKAMVSNAQLDNDKNNLIYQVDTLKDVIEEMEEQTSEMRRELEEKSKELERQKHTCTVLQHKQEELKEGIRQRDELIEKHGLVIIPDGTPNGDVNHEPLSSGITVVSQEAAQVLESAGDGPLDVRLRKLAEEKDELLAQIRKLKNQLEEERQKHSKVDSTFTDGERMENGTDLHIIEMQRDANRQISEFKFKLSKAEQEMGTMEQNINRLEGQVARYKSASDNSEKIEDELKAEKRRLQRELRTALDKNEEMEMTNSHLVKRLEKMKANRNALLSQQ from the exons ATGGGGACACAAGGCACTGGTAGAAAGCGTGCCCCTGTGAAAGATCGATTCTCAGCAGAGGATGAGGCCTTGAGTAGCATTGCCCGAGAG GCGGAGGCCAGGCTGGCAGCGAAGAGGGCGGCTAGGGCGGAGGCCAGGGATATTCGAATGAGGGAACTGGAACGGCAGCAGAAAGAG cTGGATGAAAAATGCGACAAGCAGTATACAGACTACAGTCGA CCGTCTTCACGCTGTGCCACCCCAAGCCTCTCAGCAGCCACATTGGCATCACTGGGTGGCACCTCGTCCCGGCGCGGCAGCACAGACACCGGCAGCGTCTATGATGCTGACACCAGTCTGAGTGAGCTTAGG GATATCTATGAGCTAAAGGACCAGATTCAGGATGTAGAGGGGCGTTACATGCAAGGGCTTAAAGAGCTGAAG GAGTCACTtgctgaggtggaggagaagtaTAAGAAAGCCATGGTATCGAACGCGCAGCTTGATAACGACAAAAACAACCTCATCTATCAAGTCGACACGCTAAAGGACGTCatagaagagatggaggagcaaACGTccgagatgaggagagagctggaAGAAAAGTCAAAG GAACTAGAAAGGCAAAAGCACACATGTACAGTCCTGCAGCATAAacaagaagaactgaaggagGGAATTCGCCAGAGAGATGAGCTTATAGAG AAACACGGGCTGGTCATCATCCCAGACGGGACACCGAACGGAGACGTTAACCACGAGCCCCTGTCCTCAGGGATCACTGTGGTCTCCCAGGAGGCCGCCCAGGTGCTGGAGTCTGCAGGAGACGGACCACTGG ATGTCAGGCTACGGAAGTTGGCAGAGGAGAAGGATGAACTGTTGGCTCAGATCAGGAAGCTGAAGAatcagctggaggaagagagacagaaacactcaAAGGTGGACAGCACGTTCACGGACGGGGAGAGGATGGAGAACGGTACTGACCTGCACATAATTGAGATGCAGA GAGACGCCAACAGACAGATTAGTGAATTCAAGTTCAAGCTTTCTAAGGCAGAACAGGAAATGGGCACAATGGAGCAAAAT atTAACAGACTTGAAGGGCAAGTAGCCAGGTACAAGTCAGCGTCAGATAACTCGGAGAAAATAGAAGACGAGCTTAAAGCGGAAAAACGGAGACTTCAAAGAGAG CTACGCACGGCTCTAGATAAGaatgaggagatggagatgacCAACAGCCACCTAGTAAAGCGCCTTGAGAAGATGAAGGCCAACAGGAACGCCCTCCTGTCGCAGCAGTGA